The nucleotide sequence CTTTTTTATTTCTATTAGTTAAAGAGTAGAGTTTCTATATTTAAGCATTCTCAAACTGATAAATGTTTGGTATGCTAGACGGTTTATTGATCTTAATATCAAGATCCTTCAATTTTCCATCCTCAAGGCCATAAACCCAACCATGAAGTATTGGCAAATTCCCCTCTGCCCAGGCACCCTGGATAATGGAAGTTTTAGATAAATTGATAACCTGCTGTTTCACATTTAATTCAACAAGTCTTCTTCCTCTTTCATTCTCATCTTGAATACTGCTTAATTCAGCTTCGTTGGCAAGATAAACGTCTTTAATATTGCTTAGCCAGTTATCAATAAGGCCCAGCTTCTTGTTGCTCATCGCAGCCAAAACACCACCGCAACCATAATGGCCACACACTATAACGTGCTTAACTTTAAGATAGTTAACAGAGTAGTTAAGCACACTCAACAAGTTCATGTCGGTATTAACTACCACATTCGCAATATTTCTATGAACAAAAATATCGCCAGGCTTCGTGTTTGTAATTTCAGTTGCGGGAACACGACTGTCCGAGCATCCTATCCATAGGTAGTCCGGAGACTGTCCTTCAGATAGCTTTTTAAAAAAGTCAGGATCTTGATTTAGCTTTTCAGCAACAAATTCTTCATTTCCTTTTAACAATTTAAGATGTGAGTCTGACATAAAAATGACTTTTTAAGGGTTCAAAATACTTAAAGGTACAGGTTACAAAAACCGAACCATAATCACAAAAATTCTTTATATCCTTTTTCTTCTATTTGATTGACTGAGGTTTCCACCTTTTCCTTTAGCTTTTCTTTAAAAGCCACTATCCTTTTAAGAAGCTCAGGATCAGAGGATCCAATGATCTGAGCAGCCAATATTCCGGCATTTGCAGCCCCGTTAAGCGCTACAGTAGCCACTGGCACCCCAGAAGGCATTTGCAAAATGGAAAGTACAGAGTCCCACCCATCTATCGAATTAGAAGATTTTACCGGCACGCCAATAACCGGAAGAGGCGTAAGAGAAGCTACCATACCAGGCAAGTGGGCCGCCCCACCAGCGCCCGCAATAACTACCTTTAGTCCTCTGTCTACAGCGCTTTGGGCATATTCAACCATTCTGACAGGTGTACGGTGAGCAGAAACAACCGTCAGTTCAAACGGCACTTCCAATTGCTCTAAAACAGTGGCCGCGTCCTTCATTACTTTCAAATCCGACTGGCTACCCATTATTATACCAACTAATGGCTTACTCATGCTACTACTTTTATTGTTTTTTTAACAAATTCGGCTTTTTCCTTTAGGTTGTCAAGGGTATCATCAAGAATGGTTATGTGCCCCATTTTTCTAAAAGGCTTTGTCTTTTTCTTTCCATATAGATGCAGGAATACCCCTTCTTTGCTTAAAATCTCATCAACCCCTTGGTATTTTGCATCTCCTTTATAACCATCTGCACCCAATAAATTCACAAGTGCCGAAGGTTTTGTAACTTTAGTGCTACCCAGTGACAGACCTAAAATAGCCCTCAGGTGTTGCTCGTATTGAGAAGTATAATTAGCTTTAATAGTTTGGTGACCACTGTTGTGGGGCCTTGGCGCTACTTCATTCACAAGCACTTGTCCATCTTTAATAAACATTTCCACCGCCAGTAAGCCAGTCATATTAAGAGATTCAATAACTTTAACCGCCGTCTCTCTCGCTTTAGACTCGATTTCAGCACTTACATCAGCTGGTGAAAAAAGGTACTCCACCAAATTATGCACAGGGTGAAAAACCATTTCAACAACCGGATAAGTAACAACATCGCCTTTCGTATTCCTTGCTACTAAAACCGAAATTTCCTTGTCAAAATCCACCAGCTTTTCCAGTACAGAAGGCCCATCAAGTGCATTCTGCAAGTCGCCTTCATCTTTTATCCTATAAACCCCTCTTCCGTCGTAACCAGCTTTTCCTAACTTTTGAAAAGCTGGAAAAAAAGAAGCGTGTTCAGAAAGCGCTTCTTTGGTATCTACCAAAACAAAATCTGAAGTAGGAATACCATTATCCCTATAAAATTGTTTCTGAACCCTTTTATCTTGAATAACTTTTATTGCTTCTGGTTCAGGAAAAACCTGCACCCCTTCATCTCGAAGCGTTTTCAGTGCATCGGCATTAACATTTTCAATTTCAATAGTTAACACATCTTTCCCCCGCCCAAAATTAAGGACTGTTTCATAATCTGTTAAACTACCTTGCATAAACTCATTGGCAAGGCCTGCACATGGTGCATCCTTATCAGGATCTAGAACAGAGGTATGAACATTGAAGTCGATACATGACTGAATAAGCATACGCCCAAGCTGTCCACCACCAAGAATACCTAATTTAGTTTGCTTGTAAAATTCCATTGATAGTAATTATAAATCCCCCTCAAATATAGCTAAAATTATTCCATATTTATTCCCATCTTCTTCATCAATAGCGAGGCGTTGAAACTAGTGCATACTCCTTCTTTCAATTTATAATCAAAGAACAGCTCCCCATCTTTAATATCACTACTAAAATTAAGATTACTAATATGCTGAGGATCTTCCTCTTCTAAAGAAGCTAACTCAAGATCATGTGTAGAAACCAAACCAGAAACCCCCTCTTTCTTCAGCTGACGAACCAGGGCCATTGCCCCATTATGCCGATCAGCAGAATTGGTTCCTTTGAGTATTTCATCTAACATGAAAAATACTTTAGTGCCTTTACCCACCAGTTCAAGTAATTGCCTTAAGCGTTTAAGCTCTGCATAAAAAGAAGACGTATTCTCTTGAAGCGAATCCTTGGTACGCATAGAAGTAAAAATGTCCATAACAGAAATACAGCAATTTTCAGCACATACAGGCGCACCAGAAAAAGCCAACACACCATTAATGCCTAATGTCCTTAAAAAAGTACTTTTTCCTGACATATTAGAGCCTGTAATAATTTTTACAACGCCTGCCCCCTCTGATTCAAAGTCGTTCAAAACCCTATCTTTGGTCTTAATCAGCGGATGACCGAGGGCCTTGGCGTGATAGACAAAAGGCCTGTCAGTAATTTCAGGAAAATGAAAGGTAGGGTTAATATGATAGTATCCTGCAATAGATGCCAGGGCTTCCAGCTCATACACCGTCCTTATCCAATTCTCTACTTCACCCTGATGCTTAGACTTCCAGCTTTCAATTCTCTTGATCTGAATTAAATCCGAAAGGAAAAACCAATTCATAACCAAATAGAAATAAGGATTATTGCTCGCCTCCAAAAAATCGCAATACTTTCCAAACTCTGCCAAAGCACCAGAAGCTTTACTGCCGTCTCCCGTATTTACATACGATTTTAATGACTGCAATTTGGAGGAAGCAAATTGTTCATTTTCCAGCATTTCTATTTGAGAAACATATACCTTAGCTGTATGGCAATTTTCAGATGCATATTCACGAATTTCACGGGTTTGAACCTTGTAGCGGTTTAGTATGGAAATATTAACAACAATAACTAACAAAGGAACATAAATGGGCCAATAGAACAACCAACCTATTACAGCAATAATTGACAAGACAGGCATAACCCTTATAGCCGTTGACAAAAATTTACTTTTAGACACAAAAGGATCCTCGGCAATCCATTGCCATAACTTTTGCGGGTTATGGTCTTTAGGAGTAGAAAAAGTAACAGCTTGAAACTTTTGCCTCCAGTCAACTTTGTCCTTAAGTTCTTTAACAGCCGCTTGTCTGAGCGAAACCTCTTCTTGAGAGGCTGGGGATTTTAAATAGTTAGCCAGAGTATCTTGGCCGCCATGGCCATGCGTACGGCAAAGGAACTGAAAAAGCGACCCTGAACCGAATATATCAAGGTCAGAGGTGTAAGGATGGGCATCATCTATAAACCTTTCGCCATCAGGGTTAACAGACGGGTTATGGTTTATCAACTGAAGCTCATTGTTATTAATCTGCTCCAGAGAAGCAAAGAAGCGTTGCTTGTCATTAAGCTTCTTATGGTATCTAACAAGCAATACAAAAACAAGCAAAAAAAGTGAAAAACCAGCTATTGCATATTCTAATAAACGGTCATTAATAAAAACAAAAATGGCTACAATAGAAACCAGAAAAAAAACTAATCTAACAATAGCTACTTTTCTACTCTTTGCCCGTAAGCGAGAACTTTTTTTATGATAAACCTCAGCCCTCCCTGAAAAAATATTTGTCAACTCTGAATTCATTGTTAAAACTAAAGAAAAAACATAAAAAAACCCGGCAAATACATACCGGGTTTTCCTTTACAGTTTACTCCCTTAATTCAAAACATACTCAACAATGAAAATGTTTAGGAAAAAGGCCGGGAGAACCCCGACCCTTTTCAGCCTAAAAAATATCATTAAAAAGATTTAGAAAGAATATCCGACAGTTAGTTTCCAGAATGAAGGCTGGTCAACACCAGAGGCAGCCACTTCTTCATCGCTTCTTAAATCTAAACCAGTTGAAAATCTAGCAAAAGCACCTCCGGTAGGGTCTGCAAACTGGATATATGGCCCCAATGCTAAATAAAGGTCTGAGGCAGTACCTTCTTCACCAACACCACCCATATATCTAAGGTGTTCTAAATGAAGACCGGCAGAGAAAAATCCATTACCAAATTTATAGCCAGAGCTTAACCACCAGTGAAGGTAGTTGTTTGTACCAATATCGTTTCTGTCAAATCCATGGTAGTATCCAGCATATAACTCACCCTCAATATGATCTAAATCAAGACCAACTGTTAAGTTTGGAACAATACCTTCTCCA is from Cytophagaceae bacterium ABcell3 and encodes:
- a CDS encoding 5-(carboxyamino)imidazole ribonucleotide synthase; its protein translation is MEFYKQTKLGILGGGQLGRMLIQSCIDFNVHTSVLDPDKDAPCAGLANEFMQGSLTDYETVLNFGRGKDVLTIEIENVNADALKTLRDEGVQVFPEPEAIKVIQDKRVQKQFYRDNGIPTSDFVLVDTKEALSEHASFFPAFQKLGKAGYDGRGVYRIKDEGDLQNALDGPSVLEKLVDFDKEISVLVARNTKGDVVTYPVVEMVFHPVHNLVEYLFSPADVSAEIESKARETAVKVIESLNMTGLLAVEMFIKDGQVLVNEVAPRPHNSGHQTIKANYTSQYEQHLRAILGLSLGSTKVTKPSALVNLLGADGYKGDAKYQGVDEILSKEGVFLHLYGKKKTKPFRKMGHITILDDTLDNLKEKAEFVKKTIKVVA
- the purE gene encoding 5-(carboxyamino)imidazole ribonucleotide mutase, whose protein sequence is MSKPLVGIIMGSQSDLKVMKDAATVLEQLEVPFELTVVSAHRTPVRMVEYAQSAVDRGLKVVIAGAGGAAHLPGMVASLTPLPVIGVPVKSSNSIDGWDSVLSILQMPSGVPVATVALNGAANAGILAAQIIGSSDPELLKRIVAFKEKLKEKVETSVNQIEEKGYKEFL
- a CDS encoding carbonic anhydrase, with the protein product MSDSHLKLLKGNEEFVAEKLNQDPDFFKKLSEGQSPDYLWIGCSDSRVPATEITNTKPGDIFVHRNIANVVVNTDMNLLSVLNYSVNYLKVKHVIVCGHYGCGGVLAAMSNKKLGLIDNWLSNIKDVYLANEAELSSIQDENERGRRLVELNVKQQVINLSKTSIIQGAWAEGNLPILHGWVYGLEDGKLKDLDIKINKPSSIPNIYQFENA